In Geotrypetes seraphini chromosome 4, aGeoSer1.1, whole genome shotgun sequence, a single window of DNA contains:
- the LOC117358745 gene encoding claudin-8-like, with protein sequence MVAGISEIIGMVLGGIGLVGTCTVTGMPQWRVTAFIENNIVVFEAFWEGLWMECVRQANIRMQCKVYDSLLALNQDLQASRAFMCVAVALSVIAFMVAFVGLKCTRCSEDNEQAKGFILLTSGLIFIISGITVLIAVSWTAHNIIRDFYNPIVNVAQKRELGDALYIGWATSLCLVAAGIVLCCSFHHNDTKYKFPLPPKAPSYNLHRGLGGKSSSLYSKSQYV encoded by the coding sequence ATGGTGGCTGGAATATCAGAAATCATTGGGATGGTACTGGGAGGAATCGGTCTGGTTGGAACTTGTACAGTAACAGGCATGCCTCAATGGAGAGTGACAGCCTTCATAGAAAACAACATTGTGGTTTTTGAAGCATTCTGGGAAGGACTGTGGATGGAGTGTGTCAGACAAGCCAATATCAGAATGCAGTGCAAGGTCTACGATTCCCTCCTGGCGCTCAATCAAGACCTACAAGCTAGCAGAGCTTTTATGTGTGTTGCAGTGGCATTGTCCGTTATCGCATTTATGGTGGCCTTCGTTGGCTTGAAGTGCACTCGATGCAGCGAGGATAACGAGCAAGCTAAAGGCTTCATCTTGCTGACATCTGGACTCATTTTCATCATTTCTGGAATTACCGTCCTCATCGCTGTATCGTGGACTGCCCATAACATCATCAGAGACTTCTACAATCCAATTGTCAATGTTGCACAGAAACGAGAGCTTGGTGATGCCCTGTACATAGGATGGGCAACCTCGTTGTGCCTTGTGGCTGCAGGAATCGTTCTATGCTGTTCTTTCCATCATAATGACACAAAGTATAAGTTCCCGCTACCTCCCAAGGCACCTTCTTATAACCTTCATCGGGGCTTAGGTGGAAAGTCATCAAGCCTTTACTCCAAAAGTCAGTATGTTTAG